The sequence CTTGGCGGCTCGAAGACTTGAATCTTCTGGCGGAAGCAACTTGCACAAAGCCAGCGCTTCCTCAAAATTGCCTGAAGCTGTCAGCTGAACAATCTGGATAAATGAAATACAACATATCCATTGAATTTTTTGAGGTCATGGTGATCTTTTCAGTCAGGtaaaattcaaatcaaacataactGTCAGAGCCATCTTTTAGCATTCCTAACATCAACTTCTCACtgcaattatgttttttttcttaTCACAAGagcaatataaatatataatcagcagtaagtaaaataataataaacataatATTTCCGGAAAGATGTCCAATGTCGCGAAGAAAATCGAAGTATACTTTTCTTCCTTGTCAACATGAATACATTACGAGTTTATGACTCCATGTAATTGAAGACGCGTAAAACTTCTTGAATCCAACAGGTACTATGAAATATAATTAACGTTAGGATGAAATAATGGTCAATTTTAACGAGACTAACCCATAAGAGAGATGTACGATTTACAATTATGTTTGGGTACAGGTACAATTAACAAAGTCATAATCAAATGGAAGGGCCAGTATTTGTGGGGAAAAAATGAAATTCACCTGCGCACCAAGGGGTACAGGAAAAAATCCATAAACAGAAGTATCTAGTGCTACAATCATAGTGTGGGTGCTCTGAAGGATCCGGCGAGCATTACGAAGAACAACGGTTTGAATCAGTGGATAAGGATTTCGAAGAGACCGTATCTGCATATCCAAAAGGAATTGTTAACTGCAAAATTTCTCAAGACCATTCTCCATTCAGGTGATGGGTAATTTAGGCCAAGATACCTCAATATGTCTTGGTAAAAGACCTACTGCATATGGCATCTCAATAACAACTGATGCAGGAGCCTCCGACCAGCAAATTCTACCTTCCTGAAGAAGTTTACCATTTTGATCGACAAATACTCCAATATTGTCCTGGAGAAAACACATGTAAATTTCCTCACTTGATACATTTAGAAACTTAGGCAAGAAGACACAATTTTGCATCAAGCTTGGATAGGGCTTATGCAAGACTCCCTCAAAATTAGTAATTTAATCTGGAAACTTTGGGACGTGAGTAATTGAGAGACCTAAATCACCATTAAAACAAACCTTTTGGTTTGAAACACTGTTGCTGCCATCATGTAGACAATGAGAAATAAGAAATATATTACCTTCCCCAGAAGAAGCTCTCCAGACGGAAGAGACACAACCAATGGTGGGGCAGTTCTCCCTGAAGGAAAAATCTCAGACAATGCACCATTTGTTGAATTCAATATGACATATTCTCTTTTAATCCCCAAACATATATTTTCACCACACCATGACATTGACTTCACATGGTCTGGAACACCAAATTCTTTCACCTCCACAAATCCTCTCCCACCTAAGAAACCAGAAATCATAAATCATAGTACGAACTTCCAAGGTATAGCATGTTGTGAAACGTAACCAAgagaattaatattttatcacgCCAAGTCAATGAATACCATGCCCTGAAAGGTGAAGTAAAGAACTCCCGCGACAAGCAAGAAGCAGCATCAAGTTAGGAAGGCTATGAGTGTGAGAGTAAGCAAATAAAACAATTAGGCGAAAATTGCTTCCAATGATCGAAGGAccaaaataataccaaaatCACTTTTTTTATTTGCCTAATTACGTACTAAAACTTGTGCATGATTATTGGTTTAATTTATAACTGACGGCGGATTCCATGATTTCAGGAGAATCAAATGACGACAGTTATTTTGGTAGTCTAAAGTTTAGGCCTTTAGATGCTAATGGCAATGTAACAGCACCCCAGGACCAAAATCAATGAAATCAAACTAAAAAAATTACTACAAAGCCAAACAAGTTTTGTATACAAGGCAGTGTTTACCATCAAGACTCAGGTATAAATTAAAACTAAATGTAGAAACAGCCAAACAGAATTATCCTCGTGAATATTCTTGATTTTACCCCATAAATCATACCGTCAGCAGAACATGAATAGTTCAATTCTCAAAACAGTggataaaaaaacaaattccAACAAAAAACCTCGAATCATTTAAATCCAACATAATGTAACCACCAAAATCTCATCTAAAAGCACGAGTAAATAATTACCATCGTGCCTGAAAATACAGACCCTCTTCTGCCGCGCGAAGCAGAGGAATCCCCTCTTCTCATCCCAAGAAAAAACGTTCGCTCCCTTGGCCTTCGTAATCACAGCCAACGTCTCCAAATTAGGCAGCCTATGGAACGCGATCGACTCCGAGAGGGACAGCAAGAGCTCCCTGGACTTAATAACTTCCATCGCGAGCATCGTTTTCTTGGAGAAGCCATTGATCGTCCGCTGGAGCACATAGGGCTCCTTTTTTAGCTCCAGTGTGTGGTGATAGAATTCAGACACGGTAGACGGCGAGGATCCATCCTCCCCAGCGGAGGACTCGGGGCCGTAGATTCGAAGGGAGCCGTCGGAGCAGGAGAGGAGGAGGGTGGAGCCGCACGACTCGATGGCGTCGATTCTGGTGGCGGAATTTGAGATTAGCTGGAATGAATCGTAGGCGCTGTGCACCATTTTCTGGAAAGCTCTATTTCTCTCTTTTTTCAAATGCTTTTTCTTTTCTATCAGTAGATGGGATCGCCGAAACGACGTCGTACGAGATATGCTTTATTTGGGGGACAGTTATTACAGTGGACTGATGGGAGACCTCGTCCCGCGCTTTTTAACTTCCTTTTTTGGGTCCGGTTGGTTTTAAGTTTGTATAAACACAACGATTATTTTTGTATAATTTTGTCCACGTTTTAtctttaataatattaattaattaattaataattattatgatatgagttgttttaTTTTACATGAATTAATATTCAagtaatttcataaaatatacgacgaaaaaaatcatgaaaaatcgaTTTTATTGTTGGAATTAGCTTTTTGAGTGTGGATCGAGCTTTTGATACCATGAATCGTATAATCATACATTTGCTTCTACTTTCTTCAAGAAAAATACCACCTATCCAAATCCTTATCtcgtgtatttttttttaactatGTGGACTATggtaaattatgaaatttatattTACGAAACTGTTTTCGAAAAATAGTTCAGACACTGTTAACAAAATGCATAGGGAAGGATGGGCATGGAGCTGAAGCTGAAATGGGccaattattttaagtattgggCTCAAATTCATGGGTGGTAATTTGGGCTCATTCTATAAGATAAGTTTTCGCAATAGTGCTAAGAGGATATCAGTCGATCAAATATTTGGATTTTAGCAAATTCCAGAAATATTTCTATTTTAAAAATCTTTACATTTTACTATTTTAGGATTATTTCCTTGAAATTCTATTTCGAATGTACGTCAACATATGTAATGTTATATTTTAAGAATCTTGCTGTTAATCGCTTTCATTTCTCAAATAATTTGTTAGGTTTTAGGTATTCGATGTGTAAggtagaaattatatttttttggctTGTAACTCGTGTGTATCTAATTTTTGGTTTACTGACttgtaaatttttattttttcaattttagttcTTTTCACCGGAATTCGGAAATGGCATCGAAGACGTCAATTGTGTACATATCCAATTAAACCAATTTTCTAGCACCACGTTATTATTTTTGGTGCTACGTAACGTTtcgattgaaaaaaaaatgaaaatcaaaagttgcaCAAAATATCGGATTGAAATCATAAATTAACAGACaaggtttttaaaaaaaacacacacacacaacaacaacaacaacaatcaaGTACGTACCCCTAATATATAATTttctctaaaaaaaatttagaactgacggttgtgttttttttttttgaaattaaatcTAATGATATATTCGCTTCAAATtagtatatttatatttaatttaatatttcttgatttttttctcTCGATTCCCCGGTTGACAAAAAACACGTGAtacaaattttgaaataatatttaatctaaatttaaaaagttgATAGAGCtctcaaaaaaattttgatataagaaGATATGTGTGGATCTTATGTGAGATAGTTTCATGGATGAAATGAGTTCATCAGACTCATAttacaatgaaaaataatatttttttatgaatcaattaaatatatgatTTCTCTCATAAAAATTTATCTGTAAAAATATTACATACAAGTTTTTGTGGTGAAGATAGTTTCAAATGAGGGATAATATTTACAAAATTAGGGAGATCATATTTTTAAACTGAAATTTTCGTAGTCATATGTCAAGAATTTTTTCCCTTTGGTTTATGTTCGTTTGTCTGTTTACAGTTTTGATCTCATATATTATTGAATTTCAATTTGTTTTGACGTATATTGAATTTCAATTTTAGATTACCatcgttgttttttttttttttacaaaaaaaaatttacattttcTAATGAGATATTGGTGTGACACCTATACATCATTGACGTGTGTATAGTGTCACATTAGTAAttcaaaaaaaaactaaaattttcaaaaatcaatagaTGTGTTattaaattgaaattaaatagCAGATAATCTCATTGCAAAATGACAAAATTAAATTACCAAAAATATAGTGAATcaaattcttttttattttttttagggaGTCAGTCAAATTCTTCGGAACTTTATATACTACCAAATATTGAAACAAGGGGAATGAATATTGTGTTTATTATGGTGACTTGTTATCTCTCAAACACTGGATTCGTTGCGTTTCAccgaatattttattttgttttattttttgttttcccTTTTAGCGCACTGAATATTTTTCCTGTAAatttagttttaaaaattatagtctttttttttaaaaaaaaataaaatttatagtcGTTGAaaacttttaaatatttagAAATTATCCCTACTTGTCTTTACTTCGATCCATTTTCTTCAAATAACAATATATTTTCTCTTAAATTTTTTTCCAGATATTGACTTTATTTCCTATTTTCACCATATATATCAACGAtacattttttatttcaattaattataatttgaaGTACACAATTATTGAACCATAATTTATCGAAGAATATCATGCGTTATTTGTCTCAAGAAGAAAACCGTTTGCATATATTTAAGTGTATACATAAGAATCACTTTCTTCTATTACTCATACAAGAGTTTTAACAAATACATATCCACTAACATACTTGTGCAAAATTCCTcaactaaaatttaaatataccGGAAATGTTTTCGTATCAGAAACCCCGGTGTACCTTTGCAGAAACTTTACTATATGGTTCTTTGCAATATTTCgcatttattatttataaaataatatgaataatttgctaaagacatgcattttccTATTAATAATTCCACAAAACGTTGAATATTTTCCAAATGCAAGCAATCTCTTAGAACAAGTGCAAGTTATCTACTGATCTCATCACATTTTCTAGCTCAGTTAAAATTTGTGCATTGTTTGTCATTagatctctctctctctctctctctctcacacacacacacatatctgtatatatatataaaaatattttttaaaaaaaatgcaagaaaGTACAGAAAGGAACATCTGATTACATAGAAAACAACATAAACATATATATGATTAAAAAGCAAAGCTGCTAGTTTGAAACTTGTCAAATTAAAGAAAAGTGTATGAAACAGACCAACAGAAAAAGGGAGCATTAGAGTATGTAAGCAAAAGCGAAAGCTCTTGTGTAAAAAAGAAGACATATGAAAGAACAAAAGCAATCTAAGTGACATATCCATCCAAGATTAATTAATTCActcattttttttcctttcaacTCCCACACAACAAACATCAGCTAGATTTTCCTCCGTGACACTGAGCTATCAGAGATATCACCACCACCATCATCGAGGGAATATTTTCTTGTGTGTGGCTTAGCTTTTTCAGATTCTGATCCATATATATTAAATGAATAAATTGTACGTAATTGATGATATgggattcttttttttttctttttctgggAATTTTAATTTGACGGATCATCGTATCATCTCGTGAAATCGTGGACGAAGCTTGGCCTGTCTGTGACGTTGAAGCGCCACGAATTGAGGTGTGTGTCTTCTTGGAGGAACTGATACTCGTTCCCGTAGTAGTAGGGTGTTTTCTGGGGTTGAGCTGCTGCAGCTGCTGCCCACGTGTTGTTTTCCATGGCTCCGCCTCCGCCGTTGCTGCTGGCGGCGGCGGCCGTGGCTCTTCTCTCTTCTTTCTTGAACCGGATCCCACATGCATTGCACAGTGACTGCACCAATTCATTTCATTACATTCAGTATTACACACAGTTGTTTTTATAATAAAGTAAATGAAACTTTGACGGACCTTAGGACCTCTTGGACCGTTCCTCCACAGAGGAGTGGAGGTGGTGTCGCAATTAGCGCAGCGGCGGGCGAGGAGAGGGTCGCCGCCGGAGCTCCCGCTGCTCCCTCCACGGTGGCTCTTGGGGTTGGACGGCGGCGCCGGCGTCTGCTTGGAAGGCAAAATGTTCCACCCGAAAGCAGACATACGAGAAGAGCGTTTCTTCTGATCACCGTGATTATTACCGCCGCCGTCACTGGTGAGACGAGTGGAAGGCGTGCCCAAAGAAAGCGTGCAATCGACAGAAGACGAAGGAGAATTGGAGAAAGAGTACGTCTCCCCTGCTTCATCGTACCCTCGATACCCATTGTTCATGGAGAAAAGCATCGAAAACGAATTGCAGCTCTGCGTGTGGTGGTACATCCCACAGTTGCAACCACCCCCGGCCACCATGTTCGAGCCACCGCATCTCTGCTGCATCATTCTTCAAGATTCTCACACTCAAAAAATCCAATCTTTAACAAAAGGGTTCTCTTCTAAACTCCAAGAATgcgaagaaaaaaaaagattagGGCGGATGCCGGTGAAGGGGACAAGAACATAAATTTTGGACAGAGAGAAAGAACAAACGAAGTGGGAGCAAATAGTTATCTGACAGCGACTTGTAATGACAATAATAAAATGTTTTTGAACAACCACAACTTGGGAAAGAGAGCTAGCTGTGGCTTTGAGCGTACGAAATAGCAGAGACCAGCGTTGTCCGTTAGCTAAACAGAGCCTATTAAAATGGCGATATAATCAGTCATCATCTGGCAGTGTCCCACGTTCAGTTTGATCGCCAATAAGTGACGTTTGGCTATATAAACAGAGAACTAATAGTAACAGTAATATCACACAAAATTAAACTACGTTTGCAGAGAAAAGAAGACACAGATTACAACTGCGCAGAATGTATGATTCAAGAATGATGAACGAAGTGGGGTTAGGCTGTGGAGATTGGTGGGTTATTTGGGTGAGTATTTATAGAGCTCAGCTGGGGATATACATACACATATAGATACAGAGAGGGGGGTGGGGTTGGGGTGGGTGGGTGGGTGTGGTCATTCGGCAGTCAAAAGAGCCCACGTGACTAGCG comes from Henckelia pumila isolate YLH828 chromosome 4, ASM3356847v2, whole genome shotgun sequence and encodes:
- the LOC140866915 gene encoding GATA transcription factor 19, with product MMQQRCGGSNMVAGGGCNCGMYHHTQSCNSFSMLFSMNNGYRGYDEAGETYSFSNSPSSSVDCTLSLGTPSTRLTSDGGGNNHGDQKKRSSRMSAFGWNILPSKQTPAPPSNPKSHRGGSSGSSGGDPLLARRCANCDTTSTPLWRNGPRGPKSLCNACGIRFKKEERRATAAAASSNGGGGAMENNTWAAAAAAQPQKTPYYYGNEYQFLQEDTHLNSWRFNVTDRPSFVHDFTR